A region from the Leopardus geoffroyi isolate Oge1 chromosome C2, O.geoffroyi_Oge1_pat1.0, whole genome shotgun sequence genome encodes:
- the DTX3L gene encoding E3 ubiquitin-protein ligase DTX3L: MASTLRSPSPLLVRVSESSPRTRLKLGIYFQSQNSGGGECTVQPLDPRDQVTFQVTFMEREAKERVLKKEKHQIMVDNKLVTVFLEPTENPTEKNARPRTSLLAQSQDASGERHPNKEHIPNAVDSCVQKIFLSVTADLNCDLFSKEQREHITTICPDIKKMEGHNGIEKVCGTFGDIEKIHHFLNKQLRERGQKHESSSLTTEKEPVHQHQNGCPYSPEPKNRAEEKSGHFEIPLPFFEYFQLIYPDKMDSIQNRFGVKIIIQQSSNIVYLDFTSNQPGDLRAAQEFFVSEFQKTVGLLEQQCVAFADSKQANKIKQELNHRFTKLLIKEKGGELTLLGTQDDISAARYFFALKDSESLVMGPVKISTPRCMMNGIEVDTFQYKLLEAEILQEIPKIEKKYDTQCKVSGNTEKTCLLFEPKDKELDLSAHAYASFIDVYQHVSGQVMREVLSLKPLGKERMHLHGTKFADGFRKKHPNVHFVLNQETMTLIGLPDHLAKAKQCIFKKVGMSPLAGDKWNEDHETSMDIDSNDSKTASPTFQHSAGSGASGMGKEEDICSICMDMISNKEVLPKCKHAFCSPCINKAMSYKPVCPVCQTSYGIQKGNQPEGTMTVTVLEDSLPGYESCGSIVINYNMKGGIQTEKHPNPGKAYSGIQRTAYLPNNEEGIEVLRLLRRAFNQKLIFTVGESRVLGISDVITWNDIHHKTSRFGGPQKFGYPDPGYLKRVKQELKDKGIE; this comes from the exons GCGGGGAGTGCACCGTCCAGCCCCTCGACCCCAGGGACCAGGTCACCTTCCAGGTGACGTTCATGGAAAGGGAAG CTAAAGAGAGAgtcttgaagaaagaaaagcatcaaaTTATGGTTGACAACAAACTTGTGACTGTTTTTCTGGAGCCCACTGAGAATCCAACAGAGAAGAATGCAAGACCCAGAACATCTTTGCTGGCACAGTCACAAGATGCTTCTGGTGAGAGGCATCCAAACAAAGAACATATTCCTAATGCCGTGGATTCCTGTGTCCAAAAG atctTTCTTAGTGTCACAGCTGACCTGAACTGTGACCTCTTCTCTAAAGAGCAGAGGGAACACATAACCACCATCTGCCCCGACATCAAAAAGATGGAAGGGCACAATGGAATTGAGAAGGTGTGTGGTACCTTCGGAGATATTGAAAAAATACATCACTTCTTGAATAAGCAACTccgggaaagggggcagaaacaTGAATCTTCCTCTTTGACAACAGAGAAGGAGCCAGTCCATCAGCACCAGAACGGCTGCCCTTATTCCCCTGAACCAAAAAACAGGGCAGAAGAAAAAAGTGGCCATTTTGAAATTCCCTTGCCTTTCTTCGAATACTTCCAACTTATCTATCCTGATAAAATGGACTCAATACAGAACAGATTTGgtgtaaaaataataatccagCAGAGTTCGAACATAGTCTATTTAGACTTCACCTCGAATCAACCAGGTGACCTCAGAGCAGCTCAGGAGTTTTTTGTCAGTGAATTTCAGAAAACTGTAGGACTTCTGGAGCAACAATGTGTTGCTTTCGCAGACAGTAAGCAGGCAAATAAAATCAAACAGGAATTGAATCATCGGTTTACAAAGCTCCttataaaggagaaaggaggagaattaACTCTCCTTGGGACCCAAGATGACATTTCAGCTGCCAGATATTTTTTTGCTCTGAAAGACTCTGAGAGTCTTGTCATGGGACCTGTGAAAATATCAACTCCCAGATGCATGATGAATGGAATTGAAGTTGATACTTTTCAGTATAAGCTTTTAGAAGCTGAAATACTCCAGGAGATaccaaagatagaaaaaaagtATGACACTCAATGTAAGGTTTCAGGAAACACTGAGAAAACCTGCCTCCTATTTGAACCTAAGGACAAGGAATTAGATCTGTCTGCCCATGCTTATGCAAGTTTCATTGATGTCTATCAACATGTGTCAGGTCAGGTGATGAGAGAAGTTCTTTCACTGAAACCTTTGGGCAAAGAGAGAATGCACTTACATGGGACCAAGTTTGCTGATGGCTTTAGGAAAAAGCATCCAAATGTACACTTTGTACTGAATCAAGAGACAATGACTTTGATTGGATTGCCAGATCACCTTGCAAAGGCAAAGCagtgtatctttaaaaaagtgGGGATGTCCCCATTAGCTGGAGACAAATGGAATGAGGACCATGAAACATCCATGGACATTGACAGTAATGATTCAAAAACAGCTTCACCCACATTCCAGCACTCTGCCGGTTCTGGGGCGTCAGGCATGGGCAAGGAAGAGGACATATGTAGCATCTGCATGGACATGATTAGTAACAAAGAAGTGCTACCCAAGTGCAAGCACGCATTCTGCTCCCCTTGTATCAACAAAGCCATGTCCTATAAACCGGTCTGTCCTGTGTGCCAGACTTCCTATGGTATCCAGAAAGGCAATCAGCCAGAGGGAACCATGACTGTCACTGTCCTAGAAGACTCACTTCCAGGTTATGAATCCTGTGGCTCCATTGTGATTAATTATAACATGAAAGGAGGCATTCAAACA gaaaagcacccaaACCCAGGAAAGGCATACTCTGGAATACAACGAACCGCATACCTGCCCAATAATGAGGAAGGAATCGAAGTTTTGAGACTGCTTCGTAGGGCCTTTAACCAAAAGCTGATTTTTACGGTGGGGGAGTCTCGAGTATTAGGAATCTCAGATGTCATTACATGGAATGACATCCACCACAAAACATCCCGTTTTGGGGGCCCGCAAAA GTTTGGCTACCCTGATCCTGGTTATTTGAAACGTGTTAAACAAGAGCTGAAAGATAAAGGAATTGAGTAA